One Citrobacter amalonaticus genomic window carries:
- the arcC gene encoding carbamate kinase gives MRKKIVLALGGNALGEDLAGQMQAVKITAQAIVDLIAQGHEVIVTHGNGPQVGMINQAFEAAAKTEAHSPMLPMSVCVALSQGYIGYDLQNALREELLSRGMHKPVATLVTQVEVDAHDPAFLNPTKPIGSFFTQQEAEQLEKQGYTLKEDAGRGYRRVVASPKPVDIIEKETVNALVEAGQVVITVGGGGIPVIREGNHLRGASAVIDKDWASARLAEMIDADMLIILTAVEKVAINFGKENEQWLDRLSLSDAERFISEGHFAKGSMLPKVEAAASFARSRPGREALITVLSKAKEGIEGKTGTVICQ, from the coding sequence ATGAGGAAGAAAATTGTTCTCGCACTGGGTGGTAACGCGCTGGGTGAGGATCTGGCCGGACAGATGCAAGCCGTCAAAATCACCGCGCAGGCCATTGTGGATCTCATTGCGCAGGGTCATGAGGTTATCGTGACTCACGGTAATGGGCCGCAGGTGGGTATGATTAACCAGGCATTCGAAGCCGCGGCAAAAACAGAGGCGCACTCGCCAATGCTGCCGATGTCCGTTTGCGTGGCATTGAGCCAGGGCTATATCGGTTACGATCTGCAAAACGCACTACGCGAAGAATTGCTCTCACGCGGGATGCACAAACCGGTCGCCACGCTGGTGACGCAGGTAGAAGTCGATGCCCACGATCCTGCGTTCCTGAATCCCACTAAACCCATCGGTTCATTCTTCACGCAGCAGGAAGCGGAACAGCTGGAGAAACAAGGTTATACACTCAAAGAAGATGCCGGTCGCGGTTATCGTCGTGTCGTGGCTTCGCCTAAGCCGGTGGACATCATTGAGAAAGAGACCGTCAACGCGCTGGTTGAGGCCGGACAGGTGGTCATTACCGTGGGCGGAGGGGGAATTCCCGTGATTCGCGAAGGCAACCATCTGCGTGGCGCCAGTGCGGTGATCGACAAGGACTGGGCCAGCGCTCGCCTGGCAGAGATGATCGATGCGGATATGCTTATTATCCTGACGGCGGTCGAAAAAGTGGCCATTAACTTCGGTAAAGAAAATGAGCAATGGCTGGATCGCCTGTCGTTGAGTGATGCGGAACGCTTTATCAGCGAGGGGCATTTCGCCAAAGGTTCTATGTTGCCGAAAGTTGAGGCCGCAGCGTCGTTCGCTCGCTCCCGTCCCGGTCGGGAAGCCCTGATTACGGTGCTCAGTAAAGCGAAAGAAGGGATTGAAGGAAAAACAGGAACCGTGATCTGCCAGTAA
- the yqeB gene encoding selenium-dependent molybdenum cofactor biosynthesis protein YqeB translates to MNIFTEAAKLEEQNRPFALAQIVDSRGSTPRHSAQMLVHQDGSIVGTIGGGMVERKVIAEALLALQERKPRMFHGRMARNGADAVGSDCGGAMSVFISVHGLRPRLVLIGGGHVNRAIAQGAALLGFDIAVADVYRESVNPEAFPPSVQLLHADSFTAAVDALEIRPDNFVLIATNNQDREALDKLIEQPVAWLGLLASRRKVQLFMRQLREKGVGEELIARLHAPVGYNIGAETPQEIAVSVLAEILQVKNNAPGGLMMRAAHPSGHQRVVIRGAGDIASGVALRLFHAGFKVIMLEVEKPTVIRRSVAFAQAVFDGEMIVEGVTARLATSSAEAAALAERGFIPILVDPAGSLIDALKPVCVVDAILAKQNLGTRKEMAPVTIALGPGFTAGEDCHAVIETNRGHWLGQVIYAGCAQENTGIPGNIMGHTARRVIRAPAAGIMRARVKLGDLVEEGDVIAWIGEHEIKAPLSGMVRGLLSDGLAVVGGFKIGDIDPRGETADFTSVSDKARAIGGGVLEALMMLMHQGVKSTNEVLEVA, encoded by the coding sequence ATGAATATTTTCACAGAGGCTGCAAAACTTGAAGAGCAAAACCGCCCATTTGCGCTGGCACAGATTGTCGATAGCCGGGGTTCCACGCCCCGCCATTCGGCACAGATGCTGGTACATCAGGATGGGTCTATCGTCGGGACTATCGGCGGTGGCATGGTGGAGCGCAAGGTGATCGCCGAGGCGCTGCTGGCGTTACAGGAGAGAAAGCCGCGTATGTTTCATGGCCGGATGGCCCGCAACGGCGCTGATGCCGTCGGCTCGGACTGCGGCGGCGCAATGTCGGTCTTTATTAGCGTACACGGCCTGCGCCCGCGACTGGTGTTAATCGGCGGCGGGCATGTGAACCGGGCGATTGCCCAGGGGGCGGCGCTGTTAGGGTTTGATATTGCCGTGGCGGATGTTTATCGCGAGAGTGTTAATCCGGAGGCTTTCCCTCCATCGGTACAGTTGTTACATGCCGATTCTTTTACCGCGGCAGTGGATGCGCTGGAGATCCGTCCGGACAACTTTGTGCTTATCGCAACGAATAATCAGGATCGGGAAGCGCTGGACAAATTGATCGAGCAACCCGTCGCGTGGTTGGGTTTGCTGGCAAGCCGCCGCAAAGTGCAGTTATTCATGCGTCAGTTGCGGGAAAAGGGTGTCGGTGAAGAGCTCATTGCCCGCCTGCATGCGCCTGTGGGTTACAACATTGGCGCCGAAACGCCGCAGGAAATTGCGGTCAGCGTGCTGGCGGAGATCTTACAGGTCAAAAATAATGCGCCTGGCGGACTGATGATGCGCGCCGCGCATCCGTCCGGCCATCAGCGCGTGGTGATTCGCGGTGCAGGGGATATTGCCAGCGGCGTAGCGCTGCGATTGTTCCATGCCGGTTTCAAAGTGATCATGCTGGAAGTGGAAAAACCGACCGTCATTCGCCGTAGTGTCGCCTTTGCGCAGGCCGTCTTTGATGGTGAAATGATCGTGGAAGGCGTGACGGCACGGCTGGCCACCTCGTCGGCAGAAGCGGCGGCGTTAGCCGAACGCGGTTTTATCCCGATTCTGGTCGATCCCGCAGGTTCGTTGATCGATGCGCTAAAACCCGTCTGCGTAGTGGATGCGATTCTGGCGAAACAAAATCTGGGTACGCGAAAAGAGATGGCTCCCGTGACCATTGCGTTGGGGCCTGGGTTTACTGCGGGTGAAGACTGTCATGCGGTGATTGAAACGAATCGTGGACACTGGCTGGGACAGGTGATTTACGCCGGTTGTGCACAAGAAAATACCGGGATACCCGGCAACATCATGGGGCATACCGCACGGCGTGTGATCCGTGCGCCCGCCGCAGGCATCATGCGCGCCAGGGTGAAACTAGGCGATCTGGTGGAAGAGGGGGACGTCATTGCCTGGATTGGGGAGCACGAAATCAAAGCGCCGCTATCGGGTATGGTGCGCGGCCTGTTAAGTGACGGTCTGGCGGTGGTGGGAGGATTTAAGATCGGTGATATCGACCCACGCGGCGAGACGGCCGATTTTACCAGCGTCTCCGATAAGGCGAGAGCGATAGGCGGCGGTGTGCTGGAAGCGCTCATGATGCTGATGCATCAGGGGGTGAAGTCAACGAATGAGGTGCTTGAAGTGGCGTAA
- the yqeC gene encoding selenium cofactor biosynthesis protein YqeC, giving the protein MSISGHASLFFDLGAQKRPTVISIVGAGGKTSTLFWLAHLFQLSGRRVFITTTTHMFLPDQAWPTLFCREPAGLPYQVLMQPIITCFRSWKAPLGKARGFSPDAIDALARRSECDVVLVEADGARGMPLKAPDEHEPCIPESSCCVIAVMGGHLLGKSVGAEQVHRWPQFAGITGLTEGSPLSLKALIRLVQHPQGAFKNAPPASRRVWFLNRFSQSENAIDERELIQPLSDGDVQAIWLGNALETPAIARRFVR; this is encoded by the coding sequence ATGAGTATATCGGGGCATGCTTCTTTATTCTTTGATTTAGGTGCACAGAAACGGCCAACGGTTATTTCAATTGTCGGTGCTGGTGGGAAAACCAGTACTCTTTTCTGGCTTGCTCATCTCTTTCAATTATCAGGTCGACGGGTATTTATCACCACGACGACGCATATGTTTCTGCCTGACCAGGCCTGGCCGACCCTTTTCTGTCGGGAGCCCGCCGGGCTGCCGTATCAGGTGTTAATGCAACCCATCATAACCTGCTTTCGGTCGTGGAAAGCGCCATTGGGAAAAGCGCGTGGTTTCTCACCCGACGCCATCGATGCTCTGGCCAGGCGTTCGGAATGTGACGTGGTTCTCGTCGAGGCAGATGGCGCCCGTGGAATGCCGCTTAAAGCGCCAGATGAGCACGAACCTTGCATACCTGAAAGCAGTTGCTGCGTGATTGCCGTTATGGGTGGACACCTTCTGGGGAAAAGTGTGGGGGCAGAGCAGGTACATCGCTGGCCGCAGTTCGCCGGGATAACAGGCCTGACGGAGGGATCCCCCTTATCGCTGAAGGCGCTTATCCGCCTGGTTCAGCACCCACAGGGGGCTTTCAAAAATGCCCCGCCAGCCAGTCGACGCGTCTGGTTTCTCAATCGTTTTTCTCAATCTGAGAATGCCATTGATGAACGCGAGCTCATCCAGCCGTTATCAGACGGTGATGTGCAGGCTATCTGGCTGGGGAATGCACTGGAAACGCCTGCAATCGCGCGCAGATTTGTGAGATAG
- the mocA gene encoding molybdenum cofactor cytidylyltransferase, whose protein sequence is MPIVDCIITAAGLSSRMGKWKMMLPWHEGTILDASIKNALQFCNRVILVSGYRATEIHNRYANQPNIIITYNPDYAQGLFTSIKVGAVAVYSEHCFITHGDMPELNSDIFRKIWVLRNDNALIPCYQGQPGHPILLSKKCLLQAISQPDVSSMRQTLLRGKHNIIEINDARITLDIDTPEDFINAQRRHR, encoded by the coding sequence ATGCCTATCGTCGACTGTATAATTACTGCAGCTGGGTTATCATCCAGAATGGGAAAATGGAAAATGATGTTACCCTGGCACGAAGGAACAATTCTTGATGCAAGTATCAAAAACGCGCTGCAATTTTGTAACAGGGTAATATTAGTTTCTGGTTACCGCGCAACTGAGATACATAATCGCTATGCGAATCAGCCCAATATCATTATTACGTACAATCCGGATTATGCTCAGGGCTTATTTACGTCAATTAAGGTCGGCGCTGTCGCCGTGTACAGCGAGCACTGCTTCATCACGCACGGTGACATGCCTGAACTGAACAGCGATATTTTTCGTAAAATCTGGGTTTTACGCAACGATAACGCACTTATCCCTTGCTATCAGGGCCAGCCTGGTCATCCTATATTACTTTCCAAAAAATGCCTGTTGCAGGCCATCTCACAACCGGATGTCAGCAGTATGCGTCAGACATTGCTGCGCGGAAAACATAATATCATTGAAATAAACGATGCCCGAATCACTCTGGATATTGATACTCCAGAGGATTTTATCAATGCGCAACGTCGACACAGATAA
- the ygfK gene encoding putative selenate reductase subunit YgfK, producing the protein MGDIMRPIPFEELLTRLFDEYQQQRSIFGIPEQQFYSPDKGKSISVFGETCATPVGPAAGPHTQLAQNIITSWLTGGRFIELKTVQILDRLELEKPCIDAEDECFNTEWSTEFTLLKAWDEYLKAWFALHLLEQLLQPSGADTGKSFIFNMSVGYNLDGIKQPPMQQFIDNMMDASAHPKFAQYRDTLQQWLHDETFLARHGLNEHRERLQALPARIPAKLVQGVTLSTMHGCPPHEIEAICRYMLEEKGLNTFVKLNPTLLGYPRVREILDNCGFGYVGLKEESFEHDLKLTQALEMLQRLMALAKEKSLGFGVKLTNTLGTVNNKGALPGEEMYMSGRALFPLSINVAAVLSRAFDGQLPISYSGGASQLTIRDIFDTGIRPITMATDLLKPGGYLRLSACMRELESSDAWGMEHVDVERLNRLAEEAVTMAYTQKHWKPEERIEVADGLPLTDCYVAPCITACAIKQDIPEYIRLLGEQRYADALELIYQRNALPAITGHICDHQCQYNCTRLDYDSALNIRELKKVALEKGWDEYKQRWHKPAGSGSRHPVAIIGAGPAGLAAGYFLARAGHPVTLFEREANAGGVVKNIIPQFRIPAELIQHDIDFVADHGVKFEYSCAPDLTVQGLKDQGFHYVLIATGTDKNSGVKLDGDNPNIWKSLPFLREYNQGTALTLGKHVAIVGAGNTAMDCARAALRVPGVEKVTVVYRRSLQEMPAWREEYEEALHDGVEFRFLSNPERFDADGTLTLRIMTLGEPDEKGRRRPVETDETLTLHIDSLITAIGEQQDTEALNAMGVPLDSKGWPEVNNNGETRLTDVFMIGDVQRGPSSIVAAIGSARRATDTILWRENIRSHHGDKRWNNVSPAEIYQRKGEIAVARVDKDDRDAFVAQEAARCLECNYVCSKCVDVCPNRANVSIPVPGFQNRFQTLHLDAYCNECGNCAQFCPWQGKPYKDKVTLFSLPQDFDNSSNPGFLVEDDRVRVRLNDQSWVLNISHDGQFASIPPELDDMCRVISYVHQHHHYLLGRVEV; encoded by the coding sequence ATGGGGGATATAATGCGTCCGATTCCGTTTGAGGAACTTTTGACGCGCCTATTTGATGAATATCAGCAGCAGCGCTCGATCTTTGGTATTCCTGAGCAGCAGTTCTATTCACCGGATAAAGGCAAATCGATAAGCGTATTCGGTGAAACCTGTGCCACCCCCGTCGGCCCCGCCGCCGGCCCGCACACTCAGCTTGCACAAAATATCATCACCTCCTGGCTAACTGGCGGTCGGTTTATTGAACTCAAAACGGTCCAGATTCTCGATCGGCTGGAGCTGGAAAAACCCTGTATTGATGCGGAAGATGAGTGCTTCAATACCGAATGGTCGACTGAATTTACGCTGCTGAAAGCGTGGGATGAGTATCTTAAAGCCTGGTTCGCCCTGCATTTACTGGAGCAACTGCTGCAGCCTTCGGGAGCCGATACCGGTAAGTCGTTCATTTTTAATATGAGCGTCGGCTATAACCTTGACGGCATCAAGCAACCGCCTATGCAGCAGTTCATCGACAACATGATGGACGCGTCGGCGCATCCTAAGTTCGCACAGTATCGTGACACGCTACAGCAGTGGCTACACGATGAGACATTCCTGGCGCGCCACGGGTTGAACGAACATCGGGAACGTCTACAGGCGTTGCCGGCGCGCATTCCCGCAAAACTGGTGCAGGGCGTCACGCTGTCCACCATGCACGGCTGCCCGCCGCACGAAATCGAAGCCATCTGCCGCTACATGCTGGAAGAAAAAGGACTGAATACCTTTGTGAAGCTGAATCCGACACTGCTGGGCTATCCTCGGGTGCGTGAAATTCTGGACAACTGCGGCTTCGGTTATGTCGGCTTAAAAGAAGAGTCATTTGAGCACGATCTTAAGCTCACCCAGGCGCTGGAAATGTTGCAGCGCCTGATGGCGCTGGCAAAAGAAAAGTCGCTGGGTTTTGGCGTCAAACTCACCAATACCCTTGGCACCGTTAATAACAAAGGTGCGCTTCCCGGCGAAGAGATGTATATGTCCGGCCGGGCGCTGTTCCCGCTCTCAATCAACGTGGCGGCCGTGCTTTCCCGGGCGTTCGACGGCCAATTGCCCATCTCCTATTCCGGCGGCGCCAGCCAGTTAACCATCCGCGATATCTTTGACACCGGCATTCGTCCGATCACCATGGCGACTGACCTGTTAAAACCAGGCGGTTACCTGCGACTCAGCGCCTGTATGCGTGAACTGGAGTCCTCGGATGCGTGGGGAATGGAGCATGTCGATGTCGAACGTCTGAATCGACTGGCGGAAGAGGCCGTCACGATGGCCTACACCCAGAAACACTGGAAACCTGAAGAGCGCATTGAAGTGGCCGACGGCTTGCCGCTGACCGACTGCTACGTCGCTCCTTGTATTACGGCCTGCGCCATCAAACAGGACATTCCGGAGTATATTCGCCTGCTGGGCGAGCAGCGTTATGCCGACGCGCTGGAGCTGATTTATCAGCGAAACGCCCTCCCCGCAATCACCGGTCATATCTGCGATCATCAGTGCCAGTACAACTGTACCCGTCTGGACTATGACAGCGCCCTGAACATCCGTGAACTGAAAAAAGTGGCGCTGGAAAAAGGGTGGGATGAATACAAACAGCGCTGGCACAAACCCGCAGGCTCGGGCTCACGTCATCCGGTTGCGATCATCGGCGCGGGTCCTGCCGGGCTTGCTGCCGGTTACTTCCTTGCCCGGGCAGGACACCCGGTGACGCTATTTGAACGCGAAGCCAACGCGGGCGGCGTAGTGAAAAATATCATTCCCCAGTTCCGTATTCCGGCAGAGCTCATCCAGCACGATATCGATTTTGTCGCCGATCATGGCGTGAAGTTCGAATATAGCTGTGCGCCAGATCTGACCGTACAAGGCCTGAAAGATCAGGGGTTCCACTATGTTCTGATCGCAACCGGTACGGATAAAAACAGCGGCGTGAAGCTCGATGGCGACAACCCCAACATCTGGAAATCGCTTCCCTTCCTGCGTGAATACAACCAGGGAACTGCATTGACGCTCGGTAAGCATGTGGCGATCGTCGGCGCGGGTAACACGGCGATGGACTGTGCCCGTGCGGCATTGCGCGTACCGGGTGTGGAAAAAGTCACCGTGGTCTACCGTCGTTCGCTGCAGGAGATGCCCGCCTGGCGTGAAGAGTATGAAGAGGCCCTGCACGATGGGGTTGAGTTCCGTTTCCTCAGCAATCCAGAACGCTTTGATGCGGATGGCACACTCACCCTGCGCATCATGACGCTCGGGGAGCCGGATGAGAAAGGGCGTCGCCGTCCGGTGGAAACCGACGAAACGCTGACTCTGCACATCGATAGTCTGATTACCGCCATTGGTGAACAGCAGGATACCGAAGCGCTGAATGCAATGGGTGTTCCGCTGGACAGCAAAGGCTGGCCAGAGGTGAACAACAATGGCGAAACCCGCCTCACTGACGTGTTCATGATTGGCGACGTCCAGCGTGGTCCGTCATCCATTGTTGCCGCCATCGGCTCTGCGCGTCGGGCCACAGATACCATCCTCTGGCGGGAAAATATCCGCTCCCACCATGGCGATAAGCGCTGGAATAACGTCAGCCCCGCTGAAATCTATCAGCGTAAAGGCGAGATCGCGGTCGCGAGGGTCGATAAAGACGACCGTGACGCCTTTGTCGCCCAGGAAGCGGCCCGCTGCCTTGAATGCAACTATGTCTGCAGCAAATGCGTGGATGTCTGTCCGAACCGCGCCAATGTGTCAATTCCCGTGCCGGGATTCCAGAACCGCTTCCAGACGCTGCACCTGGACGCTTACTGCAACGAATGCGGTAACTGCGCTCAATTCTGTCCGTGGCAGGGCAAGCCGTATAAAGACAAAGTCACGCTCTTTAGCCTGCCGCAGGATTTCGACAACAGCAGCAACCCGGGTTTCCTGGTGGAAGACGATCGGGTCAGAGTCCGGCTGAATGACCAAAGCTGGGTGTTAAACATCAGCCATGATGGGCAGTTCGCCAGCATCCCGCCGGAACTGGATGATATGTGCCGCGTCATCAGCTATGTCCACCAGCATCACCATTACCTGTTAGGCCGCGTGGAGGTGTAA
- the ssnA gene encoding putative aminohydrolase SsnA, translated as MLILKNVTAVQLHPASVREGVDIAIDKDVIVEVGDALTQRYPQAQWKEMHGRIVMPGLVCAHNHFYSGLSRGIQANIAPSPDFISTLKNLWWRLDRALDEESLYYSGLICSLEAIKSGCSTVIDHHASPGYIQGSLSTLRSAFLKVGLRAMTCFETTDRNEGIKELQAGVEENIRFARQIDHARESGSEPYLVEAHIGAHAPFTVPDAGLEMLREAINATGRGLHIHAAEDSYDVSHSHHLYGKDLLVRLAEYGLIDRKTLVAHGLYLSAEDIALLNQQDAFLVHNARSNMNNHVGYNHHLTHIRNLALGTDGIGSDMLEEMKFAFFKHRDAGGPLWPDSFAKALANGNELLHRNFGENFGQLQAGYKADLTLLDYSSPTPLIAENVAGHIAFGLGSGSVHSVMVNGVMVYEDRQFTFDTDSIYAQARKAAANMWRRMDALA; from the coding sequence ATGTTGATTCTGAAAAATGTCACCGCTGTACAACTTCATCCGGCCAGCGTGCGTGAAGGGGTGGATATTGCGATCGACAAAGACGTTATTGTTGAGGTGGGTGACGCCCTGACGCAGCGCTACCCACAAGCGCAATGGAAAGAGATGCATGGACGAATCGTGATGCCGGGGCTGGTCTGCGCGCATAACCACTTTTACTCCGGTTTATCGCGCGGGATCCAGGCCAATATCGCCCCCAGTCCGGACTTTATCTCAACGTTGAAAAACCTGTGGTGGCGCCTGGACCGAGCTCTGGACGAAGAGTCGCTCTACTACAGCGGACTGATTTGCTCACTGGAGGCGATTAAGAGCGGATGTTCTACGGTTATCGATCACCATGCTTCACCTGGCTACATACAGGGTTCGCTCTCTACACTGCGTTCAGCCTTTTTAAAAGTCGGCCTGCGGGCAATGACCTGCTTTGAAACCACCGACCGTAACGAGGGAATCAAAGAGCTACAGGCAGGCGTCGAAGAGAATATCCGCTTCGCCCGTCAGATAGACCATGCACGGGAGAGCGGTAGCGAGCCATATCTGGTGGAAGCGCACATTGGCGCGCATGCCCCCTTTACCGTGCCCGACGCCGGTCTGGAGATGCTACGCGAGGCCATCAACGCTACCGGGCGTGGGCTGCATATCCATGCGGCGGAAGACAGCTACGATGTCTCCCACAGTCATCATCTGTACGGTAAAGACCTGCTGGTCAGGTTGGCGGAATATGGGCTCATCGACCGTAAAACGCTGGTCGCACACGGCCTGTACTTGTCTGCGGAAGATATCGCGCTGCTGAATCAGCAAGATGCCTTCCTGGTACACAATGCCCGCTCCAACATGAATAACCATGTGGGCTATAACCACCACCTTACCCATATTCGCAATCTGGCGCTGGGGACGGACGGCATCGGCTCCGACATGCTTGAAGAGATGAAATTTGCCTTCTTCAAACATCGCGACGCGGGCGGTCCTCTGTGGCCTGACAGCTTTGCGAAAGCACTGGCGAACGGCAACGAACTGTTGCACCGCAACTTCGGAGAAAATTTTGGCCAACTGCAAGCCGGTTATAAAGCCGATTTAACCCTCCTCGACTATTCGTCGCCGACGCCGCTGATCGCTGAAAACGTTGCCGGGCATATCGCTTTCGGTCTCGGTTCAGGCAGCGTGCACAGCGTGATGGTGAATGGCGTGATGGTGTATGAAGACCGTCAGTTCACTTTCGATACCGATTCCATTTATGCGCAGGCCCGAAAAGCCGCCGCCAACATGTGGCGGCGAATGGATGCGCTGGCATAG
- the ygfM gene encoding molybdopterin-dependent oxidoreductase FAD-binding subunit: MIEQFFRPDSVDQALELKRRYQEDAVWFAGGSKLNATPTRTHKQIAISLQDLELEWIDWDNGALRIGAMTRLQPLHDARYLPAALREAIGFIYSRHLRNQSTLGGEIAAQQQESVLLPVLLALDAQLVFGDGETLSLESYLADPRDRLLTEIIIKDPFRPCATRKVSRSQAGLTVVTAAVALTEHGGICIALDGVADKALRLHDVETQTREGTELEQAVANAIFPQDDIRGSAAYKRYITGVVVADLYADCLMAGEDVV; encoded by the coding sequence ATGATTGAACAATTTTTCAGGCCCGACTCCGTTGACCAGGCGCTGGAACTCAAGCGCCGCTATCAGGAGGACGCCGTCTGGTTTGCCGGGGGCAGCAAACTCAACGCGACGCCAACGCGTACCCACAAACAGATTGCCATTTCACTGCAGGATCTGGAGCTGGAGTGGATCGACTGGGACAATGGCGCATTGCGTATTGGGGCGATGACTCGCCTGCAACCGTTGCACGACGCCCGCTATCTTCCGGCGGCACTGCGGGAGGCGATCGGCTTTATCTACTCCCGCCATCTACGCAACCAGTCTACCCTCGGCGGCGAGATTGCCGCACAACAGCAAGAGTCCGTGTTACTCCCCGTCCTGCTGGCGCTGGACGCTCAGTTGGTGTTTGGTGATGGCGAAACCCTGTCACTGGAAAGCTATCTCGCCGATCCACGCGATCGCCTGCTCACCGAAATTATCATTAAAGATCCCTTCCGCCCTTGCGCCACCCGCAAAGTGAGCCGTTCACAGGCCGGATTAACCGTCGTGACGGCAGCGGTCGCGTTAACAGAACACGGTGGCATTTGCATCGCGCTGGACGGCGTGGCGGACAAAGCACTGCGCCTGCATGATGTGGAAACACAAACGCGCGAAGGGACGGAACTGGAACAGGCGGTCGCAAACGCCATATTCCCACAGGATGATATTCGGGGCAGCGCGGCCTATAAGCGCTATATCACCGGCGTGGTCGTAGCCGATCTGTATGCCGACTGTCTGATGGCCGGGGAGGACGTTGTATGA